In Nocardioides sp. W7, the genomic stretch CGTCGACCCGGGACACGCCCACGTCGAGGACCGCGGCGCCGGGCTTGACCATGTCGGCGGTGATGATCCCGGGTACGCCGGCTGCCGCGACGACCACGTCCGCCCGGCGGGTGTGGGCCGCCAGGTCGCGCGTGCCGGTGTGGCACAGGGTGACCGTCGAGTTCTCGCTGCGTCGGGTGAGCAGCAGGCCCATCGGCCGGCCGACCGTGAGCCCGCGGCCGACCACGACCACCTCGGCGCCGTTCAGCTCCACGCCGTGGCGGCGCAGCAGCTCGATGCAGCCGATCGGGGTGCACGGCAGCGACCCGGCCTCGCCGAGCACCAGCCGGCCGAGGCTGACCGGGTGCAGGCCGTCGACGTCCTTGTCGGGGTCGACGCGCGAGAGCAGGGCGTACTCGTCCAGGCCGGTGGGCTGCTGGACGAGGAAGCCGGTGCAGGCGGGGTCGGCGTTGAGGCGGTCGATCTCCGCCTCGACCTCGGCCTGGGTGGCGCTCGCCGGCAGGTCGACGCGGATCGACTCGATCCCGATCTCGGCGCAGTCCTTGTGCTTGGCGCCGACGTACCAGTGCGAGCCGGGGTCGTCGCCCACCAGGACGGTGCCGAGGCCGGGGGTGATCCCCTGCTCCTTAAGCACGGCCACCCGCGCCGCGAGCTCGGCCTTGATGGCCT encodes the following:
- a CDS encoding bifunctional methylenetetrahydrofolate dehydrogenase/methenyltetrahydrofolate cyclohydrolase: MTAQKLDGSATLKAIKAELAARVAVLKEQGITPGLGTVLVGDDPGSHWYVGAKHKDCAEIGIESIRVDLPASATQAEVEAEIDRLNADPACTGFLVQQPTGLDEYALLSRVDPDKDVDGLHPVSLGRLVLGEAGSLPCTPIGCIELLRRHGVELNGAEVVVVGRGLTVGRPMGLLLTRRSENSTVTLCHTGTRDLAAHTRRADVVVAAAGVPGIITADMVKPGAAVLDVGVSRVDGKIAGDVAADVWDVAGWVSPNPGGVGPMTRAMLLSNIVSMAEQSAAVAV